A stretch of the Neodiprion lecontei isolate iyNeoLeco1 chromosome 4, iyNeoLeco1.1, whole genome shotgun sequence genome encodes the following:
- the LOC107217399 gene encoding PAN2-PAN3 deadenylation complex catalytic subunit PAN2 isoform X1 — MDYSVLGHYDPSVEVVAGDQELIWEESNYDLSSEGFVPAAEQFGEEFAGAEFQETRTLLADGGDRFGVSTLTFDNAEELMWMGNQGGHVTSYYGPGLQKYTSFQVHASQEVRHIHPIDEGILVLTQSMLRCQLRRGIPIFTHTSSNMIDMQCMLQTSPARLLMGGHQKKIIDFNLTRGKETGLVHVGDHGCAILRQHSRLICAGNPAGRIDLRDPNTLSIEHTLDTHSGSLSDFDVQGNYLVTCGFSNSRQGLSVDRFLMAYDLRQMRALTPCTTLVYPLLLKFLPSYSSRIAVVSPLGQMQLLDTIYANVQPSMTCLYQVATAGAMALSFDVSSTSQCLCFGDSAGSIHFLATNTPEPQFNTFSRPTEFADPVETLQPIAFDDNVTPLSTIPMVYSGQPLLSDWSEEYLKKVYRKTPPVDPEILRTMKMQGTIGYAPNPQAFRRNQIPYNLEKRRGVASKLFAGDSRAKAEADGTFIAIPKRYRKIEVKYSRLGYDEFDFDQYNRTSFCGLEATLPNSYCNAMLQLLYFSEPVRIALLSHSCQREFCLSCELGFLFHMLDTSQGFPCQAANFLRAFRTVPEASALGLILSDLHPEAKRKTSLIRLIQSWNRFILHQMHYEILETRKRVQEEEEAARLKAGPKNPPFVYNEQDFPSILQDLGSRYRSHDEDRKKRRKQEEDGKYMWITSKDTTNCRKPTEETEIRNEETEISQLFGSEQIHIHRCLKCGREASKRSIMLLCNLTYPEIINPPEEIPFTSVLGSSLRPEKITPAWCDNCQKFTPTLQTRQLTKLPQILALNCGLDSQQDKAFWQNQMDLVVQRVINGKDASPARSPISVTIKPCRYGANCTRIGCRFKHAGKDSDAVPPPATPPTATTPVPTPPSHLYYSHSWVPHHIEIALTSNGELSINKLDKITSTEPSLTTINTPVQKLAENGQGDNEVETSIPVFEKTVESMASENHKAELEGTPALSNKLEPSAVSGVKKIQYSLSAVVCHIDDKNDEDRRNIVALIRVAPSYHKRSTGSAVSQWYIFNDFCISAVTPQEAVWFNLDWKVPCVLHYTTEPFPEVAPFISPLTSDVFGEDKCIARSGGTRGITFTPLTSDEMPKKGELVAIDAEFVTLNQEESELRSDGKMSTIKPSHMSVARITCIRGQGPLEGTPFIDDYISTQEQVVDYLTKFSGIQPGDLDANFSSKHLTTLKSTYQKLRFLVDNGIIFVGHGLKNDFRVINLVVPPEQVIDTVLLFHLPHHRMVSLRFLTWHFLGKKIQSETHDSTEDARAALELHRKYKELEAQGNLTETLKELYSVGTKLQWKVPDS; from the exons ATGGACTATTCGGTTCTTGGCCACTACGATCCTTCCGTTGAGGTCGTGGCGGGCGACCAGGAGCTGATCT GGGAAGAATCAAACTATGACTTATCAAGCGAGGGGTTTGTGCCTGCGGCAGAACAGTTTGGCGAGGAATTTGCAGGTGCGGAATTCCAAGAGACTAGAACCTTATTGGCCGATGGAGGTGATAGATTCGGTGTTTCCACCCTCACCTTTGACAATGCCGAAGAACTCATGTGGATGGGAAATCAAGGG GGTCACGTGACGTCTTACTATGGGCCTGGCCTCCAGAAATACACGTCGTTTCAAGTGCATGCCTCACAAGAAGTCCGACATATCCATCCGATTGACGAAGGAATCCTTGTGCTCACGCAAAGTATGCTTCGTTGTCAGCTACGGCGTGGCATACCGATATTTACTCACAC GTCCTCAAACATGATAGACATGCAATGCATGCTTCAAACATCACCTGCGAGACTACTTATGGGAGgtcatcaaaaaaaaattattgatttcaATCTCACCAGAGGGAAAGAAACTGGCCTG GTACACGTCGGCGATCACGGTTGTGCAATATTGAGACAGCACAGCCGTCTTATATGCGCAGGCAATCCTGCTGGGAGAATAGACCTTCGGGATCCAAATACTCTGTCGATAGAACACACTTTAGACACCCACAGTGGCTCCCTGAGCGATTTTGATGTACAAGGAAATTATCTAGTTACTTGTGGATTTAGCAATAG CCGCCAGGGTCTCTCGGTAGATAGATTTCTGATGGCTTACGACTTGAGACAAATGCGAGCACTTACTCCCTGCACAACTCTTGTCTATCCTCTCTTACTCAAGTTTCTTCCGAGCTACTCGAGTCGGATTGCTGTTGTGTCGCCCTTGGGACAGATGCAGCTTCTGGATACAATCTACGCCAATGTTCAACCATCCATGACTTGTTTGTACCAA GTGGCCACTGCCGGTGCTATGGCACTGTCCTTTGACGTGTCATCTACGTCACAATGTCTTTGCTTCGGTGATTCAGCTGGATCGATTCATTTCCTAGCCACCAACACACCTGAACCACAATTCAACACTTTCTCCAG ACCCACCGAGTTTGCTGACCCAGTCGAAACGCTGCAGCCTATTGCATTTGACGATAATGTTACGCCTCTCAGTACGATACCTATGGTGTACTCCGGACAACCTTTGCTAAGCGATTGGTCCGAAGAATATCTCAAAAAAGTTTACAG aaaaacacCGCCTGTCGACCCAGAAATTTTACGCACAATGAAAATGCAAGGGACTATAGGATACGCGCCGAATCCTCAGGCCTTCCGCAGAAACCAA ATCCCCTACAATTTGGAAAAACGACGTGGCGTAGCTAGTAAACTATTCGCAGGGGATTCTCGCGCCAAGGCGGAAGCAGATGGCACGTTTATTGCCATACCTAAACGTTATCGTAAAATTGAAGTGAAATACTCTAGGCTTGGATACGACGAGTTTGATTTTGACCAGTACAATCGCACCAGCTTTTGCGGCTTGGAAGCAACCCTACCAAATAGTTATTGCAATGCTATGCTCCAG CTCCTTTACTTCAGCGAACCGGTGAGAATAGCTCTTCTATCGCACTCTTGTCAAAGAGAGTTCTGCCTCTCGTGCGAACTGGGCTTTCTCTTTCACATGTTGGATACGTCTCAGGGCTTTCCTTGTCAGGCTGCAAATTTTCTTAGAGCTTTTAGAACGGTTCCCGAGGCTTCGGCGCTTGGATTGATACTCAGCGATCTGCATCCGGAAGCTAAGAGAAAAACAAGTCTGATACGGCTTATTCAG AGCTGGAACAGGTTCATTCTACATCAAATGCACTACGAAATTCTGGAGACACGGAAACGCGTTCAGGAAGAAGAGGAGGCTGCCCGTCTCAAAGCTGGACCTAAAAATCCACCATTTGTTTATAATGAACAGGATTTTCCCAGCATTCTTCAAGATCTGGGTTCTCGATACAGGAGTCATGACGAGGATaggaaaaagagaaggaagCAAGAGGAGGATGGTAAATATATGTGGATTACATCGAAAG ATACAACGAATTGCAGAAAACCAACAGAAGAAACGGAAATTCGAAACGAAGAAACTGAAATCAGCCAACTATTTGGTTCCGAGCAAATTCATATTCATCGATGCCTAAAGTGTGGACGGGAGGCATCGAAGCGCTCGATTATGCTGTTGTGCAACTTGACTTATCCAGAAATCATAAATCCTC CAGAGGAGATTCCATTCACATCAGTTTTAGGAAGTAGCTTGAGACCGGAGAAAATTACTCCAGCTTGGTGTGACAACTGTCAAAAGTTTACGCCGACGCTGCAAACTAGACAATTGACAAAACTGCCTCAAATTCTGGCTCTTAATTGCGGTTTGGACAGTCAACAG GATAAAGCGTTTTGGCAGAACCAAATGGATCTTGTTGTACAGAGAGTCATTAATGGGAAAGATGCTAGCCCAGCTCGCAGTCCGATATCTGTAACCATAAAGCCGTGTCGTTACGGTGCAAACTGTACGAGAATTGGTTGTCGATTCAAACACGCAGGAAAAGATTCAG ATGCTGTACCACCGCCAGCGACACCACCAACAGCGACAACGCCTGTACCAACGCCACCGAGCCACCTATATTATTCTCACTCATGGGTTCCTCACCACATTGAAATAGCGCTAACTTCAAACGGAGAACTGTCAATAAATAAGCTCGATAAAATAACTAGCACTGAACCCAGCCTGACCACCATTAATACTCCTGTACAAAAGTTAGCTGAAAACGGCCAGGGTGACAATGAAGTTGAGACGAGTATACCTGTTTTTGAGAAAACAGTGGAGAGCATGGCGAGCGAGAACCACAAAGCCGAGCTTGAAGGCACCCCGGCTCTCAGCAATAAGTTGGAACCTTCAGCTGTCAGcggtgttaaaaaaatacagtacAGTCTCAGTGCTGTAGTCTGTCACATAGACGACAAAAACGACGAAGACCGAAGAAACATCGTTGCTCTAATACGCGTTGCTCCAAGCTACCACAAACGATCGACTGGCAGTGCAGTGTCTCAGTGGTACATCTTTAATGATTTCTG CATATCTGCAGTGACGCCTCAGGAAGCTGTCTGGTTCAATCTCGATTGGAAAGTACCTTGCGTTCTCCATTACACCACAGAGCCGTTCCCAGAAGTAGCGCCCTTTATCAGTCCGCTTACGTCAGACGTGTTTGGTGAGGACAAGTGCATTGCTCGTAGCGGAGGAACGAGGGGTATTACTTTCACACCGTTAACGTCAGATGAGATGCCAAAGAAAG GAGAATTGGTGGCGATAGACGCTGAATTCGTAACTCTAAATCAGGAAGAATCTGAGCTGAGAAGCGACGGAAAAATGTCGACAATCAAACCGAGTCATATGTCCGTTGCACGAATAACTTGTATACGCGG tCAAGGACCATTGGAGGGGACCCCGTTCATAGATGACTACATTAGCACTCAAGAACAAGTAGTTGATTATTTGACAAAGTTCAGTGGAATACAACCGGGAGATTTGGACGCTAATTTCAGCAGTAAGCACTTGACCACGCTGAAATCAACCTATCAAAAATTGCGATTTTTAGTAGACAATGGAATAATATTCGTCGGTCATGGGTTGAAGAACGATTTCAG GGTAATAAACCTGGTCGTGCCACCGGAACAAGTAATCGACACCGTATTGCTCTTTCATTTACCTCACCATCGTATGGTGTCCCTGCGGTTTCTTACCTGGCATTTCCTTGGTAAGAAAATACAATCGGAAACGCACGATTCAACGGAGGATGCACGCGCTGCCCTAGAGTTGCATCGAAAATATAAAGAGCTTGAGGCACAGGGAAACCTGACGGAAACTCTGAAAGAATTATACAGCGTTGGCACCAAGCTACAATGGAAG GTTCCAGATAGCTGA